A portion of the Flavobacteriales bacterium genome contains these proteins:
- a CDS encoding acyl-CoA desaturase — protein MEIFIFIVAHWYLSLFAQSFFHHRYSAHQMFTMPKWVEKFFFVFSFVAQGSSYMSPKVYGILHRLHHEHADKEEDPHSPLFSKNFVSLMVKTYHKFAGIQNGAIKVKEAITKNLPDWKWFDKMAGSLLVKILWSLFYIWFYYTFATAWWMYLFIPMHILMGPVHGTIVNWFAHKFGYTNYEVDDTSKNLMPFDIFMLGEGYHNNHHAEGGMANFARKWYEIDPIYPIMRVMDFVGLIKINPIALKH, from the coding sequence ATGGAAATTTTCATCTTTATCGTCGCACATTGGTACTTATCGTTATTCGCACAATCCTTCTTTCACCATAGGTACTCAGCCCATCAAATGTTTACCATGCCCAAGTGGGTTGAAAAGTTCTTTTTTGTCTTTTCATTTGTAGCACAAGGCTCTTCGTATATGAGCCCAAAAGTATATGGTATTCTTCATAGATTACACCACGAACACGCCGACAAAGAAGAAGATCCGCACTCTCCATTATTCTCTAAAAACTTTGTTAGTCTAATGGTAAAAACCTACCATAAATTCGCTGGCATTCAAAATGGTGCGATAAAGGTTAAAGAAGCTATTACTAAAAATTTACCTGACTGGAAATGGTTTGATAAAATGGCAGGCTCACTTTTAGTAAAAATACTTTGGTCATTATTCTACATTTGGTTTTACTACACTTTTGCTACTGCTTGGTGGATGTACCTATTCATTCCAATGCACATACTTATGGGACCTGTTCACGGAACTATTGTTAACTGGTTTGCTCATAAGTTCGGTTATACTAATTATGAGGTAGATGATACATCAAAAAACCTTATGCCATTTGATATTTTTATGCTTGGCGAAGGCTACCACAACAATCATCACGCTGAAGGTGGAATGGCAAACTTTGCCAGAAAATGGTATGAGATTGACCCGATTTATCCCATCATGAGAGTTATGGATTTTGTAGGGCTAATAAAGATTAATCCGATAGCCTTAAAGCACTAG
- a CDS encoding M28 family peptidase, producing MRNFTLISLCVCILFSCQEEKKPSQSVKKETKNTVEVPAFNADSAYQYIQEQVDFGPRYLSSEGWQQCGDYLVQKLSSYTPYVQEQNSRITTYDGKTHKLRNIIASFSPEKNNRILLCAHWDTRHVADHDDDRQNEPILGANDGGSGVGVLIEIARLLAQEESRMGIDIILFDAEDYGDPNSSSPNSATSWCIGSKYWSENPHVPNYYAQYGILLDMVGAKGARFTHEGLSRNYAQRILKKVWKTAHNLGHGEYFAYQMTPQIIDDHLYLNTVANIPTIDIIEFDMNTKSGFNKHWHTHNDDMNNIDKNTLKAVGQTVTSVIYNE from the coding sequence ATGCGTAATTTTACCCTTATTTCTTTATGTGTGTGCATTTTGTTTTCCTGTCAGGAAGAAAAAAAACCAAGTCAATCCGTTAAAAAAGAAACTAAGAATACAGTTGAAGTACCTGCCTTTAACGCAGACAGTGCTTACCAATACATTCAAGAACAAGTGGATTTTGGACCTCGCTATTTAAGTAGCGAAGGTTGGCAACAATGCGGGGATTATTTGGTTCAAAAGTTATCTAGCTACACGCCATACGTACAGGAGCAGAATAGCAGAATTACAACATACGACGGCAAAACTCATAAGCTAAGAAATATCATCGCCTCATTTAGTCCTGAAAAAAATAACCGAATTTTACTCTGCGCACATTGGGATACTAGGCATGTTGCCGACCATGATGATGACCGACAAAACGAGCCTATTTTAGGTGCAAATGATGGCGGTAGTGGTGTTGGAGTGCTTATTGAAATTGCCCGTTTGTTAGCACAAGAAGAAAGCCGAATGGGTATTGATATTATTCTATTTGATGCTGAAGATTATGGTGACCCCAATAGCAGTTCTCCTAATTCTGCAACAAGTTGGTGTATAGGCTCAAAGTATTGGAGTGAAAACCCACACGTGCCAAATTATTATGCTCAATATGGAATATTATTAGATATGGTTGGTGCTAAAGGCGCACGCTTTACTCACGAAGGACTTTCTAGAAATTACGCTCAACGCATACTCAAAAAAGTTTGGAAAACAGCTCATAATTTAGGACATGGCGAGTACTTTGCGTATCAAATGACTCCGCAAATTATTGACGACCATCTGTATCTAAATACAGTGGCCAATATCCCCACTATAGATATAATTGAATTCGACATGAATACTAAAAGCGGCTTTAATAAGCATTGGCATACTCATAACGACGATATGAATAATATCGACAAAAACACCTTAAAGGCTGTAGGTCAAACTGTTACTTCCGTTATTTATAATGAATAA
- a CDS encoding cysteine--tRNA ligase, whose amino-acid sequence MSSDLIIYNTLSRKKEVFRTIHPNHVGMYVCGPTVYGEPHLGHARPSITFDIVFRYLQHKGLKVRYVRNITDAGHLVDDADHGEDKIAKKARLEKLEPMEVVQFYTIKYHKAVEALNCLPPSIEPRATGHIIEQIEMVKKIIHNGYAYEVNGSVYLDVNKYNEDFPYGKLSGRNLEDTLENTRALDGQDEKKSSVDFAIWKKASPEHIMRWPSPWGEGFPGWHLECSAMSNKYLGDAFDIHGGGMDLVFPHHEAEIAQSNACNKCDPAKFWMHNNMITINGQKMGKSLGNFINLEEFFNGSHDLLERAYKPMTVRFFILQAHYRSPLDFSNDALQAAEKGLAKLLNAQKTISQLKESNNSTVDVATLRKDCYAAMNDDFNTPILIAHLFEAVRIINCAKAGTEELTKENIKILTEIFDTFVANILALKEEEESNTNLSNDIMDIVLQIRSAAKSNKDWTTADFIRDELKKLNIEVRDGSEGSFWEIKE is encoded by the coding sequence ATGTCTTCTGATTTAATCATTTATAACACACTCAGCCGAAAAAAAGAGGTTTTCAGAACTATACACCCTAATCATGTTGGCATGTATGTGTGTGGACCTACCGTTTATGGTGAGCCTCACTTAGGACATGCAAGACCTTCCATTACATTTGATATTGTATTCCGATACCTTCAACATAAAGGTTTGAAAGTGCGTTATGTGCGAAATATTACTGATGCTGGACACCTTGTAGATGATGCTGACCACGGTGAAGACAAAATTGCTAAAAAAGCACGTCTAGAAAAATTAGAACCTATGGAGGTGGTACAATTTTACACCATCAAATACCATAAAGCCGTAGAAGCATTAAACTGTTTACCACCATCAATTGAACCAAGAGCAACTGGGCATATCATTGAACAAATAGAAATGGTCAAAAAAATTATCCATAATGGATATGCTTATGAAGTCAATGGCTCAGTTTATTTAGATGTAAATAAGTATAATGAAGACTTTCCTTATGGCAAGTTATCTGGAAGAAATTTAGAAGACACTCTAGAAAATACCCGTGCTCTTGACGGTCAGGACGAAAAGAAAAGCTCGGTAGATTTTGCCATTTGGAAGAAAGCATCACCTGAACACATTATGCGTTGGCCATCTCCTTGGGGAGAAGGTTTTCCAGGTTGGCACCTAGAATGTTCAGCAATGAGCAATAAGTACTTAGGTGATGCCTTTGATATTCACGGTGGTGGCATGGACTTGGTGTTCCCTCATCATGAAGCTGAAATAGCTCAGTCGAACGCTTGTAATAAGTGTGACCCAGCTAAATTTTGGATGCATAACAATATGATTACTATTAACGGACAAAAGATGGGTAAATCTCTAGGAAACTTTATCAATCTTGAAGAGTTTTTTAATGGTAGTCATGATTTATTAGAACGTGCTTACAAACCTATGACGGTACGTTTTTTCATACTACAAGCCCATTACAGAAGTCCACTCGACTTTTCAAATGATGCTTTACAGGCTGCGGAAAAAGGTTTGGCTAAATTGTTAAATGCCCAAAAGACCATTAGCCAACTCAAAGAAAGTAATAATTCTACCGTAGATGTCGCAACCTTAAGAAAGGATTGCTATGCTGCAATGAATGATGACTTCAACACACCAATTCTTATTGCACACCTTTTTGAAGCGGTGCGAATAATTAACTGTGCTAAAGCAGGAACAGAAGAGCTTACTAAAGAAAATATTAAAATTCTAACTGAAATTTTTGACACTTTCGTTGCAAACATTTTGGCACTGAAAGAGGAAGAGGAATCTAATACCAATTTGAGCAACGACATTATGGATATCGTCTTACAAATACGAAGTGCAGCAAAATCCAATAAAGACTGGACAACTGCCGATTTTATTCGAGATGAACTAAAAAAACTAAATATTGAAGTCCGAGATGGAAGCGAAGGCAGTTTCTGGGAAATCAAAGAATAA
- a CDS encoding NAD-dependent epimerase/dehydratase family protein, which translates to MKDTILIIGASGQIGTELVITLRKIYGDANVIATDIRPMANEELSTGPFEVLDIMDQNRLFDIVKKYKVNQVYLLAALLSATAEKNIELGWSLNMRSLSHVLDLAKEKHIKKVYWPSSIAVFGPTTPSVLTPQYTIMEPNTVYGISKLAGERWCEYYHEKFGVDVRSIRYPGLIGWKSEPGGGTTDYAVHIFHEALKNGEYTCFLSEKTTLPMMHMNDAIRATMEIMEAPSENVKIRSSYNVAGLSFSPQELASEIQKHISEFKINYQSDYRQDIADSWPKSIDDSEAKTDWNWKSSFNLQGLTTDMLTNIKTLVNQ; encoded by the coding sequence ATGAAAGACACTATTTTAATAATCGGAGCCTCTGGTCAAATAGGCACTGAACTCGTAATTACTCTAAGAAAAATCTATGGCGATGCTAATGTAATTGCCACAGACATACGTCCTATGGCAAATGAAGAGCTGTCAACCGGTCCTTTTGAAGTCCTTGACATAATGGACCAAAATAGACTCTTCGATATAGTAAAAAAATATAAGGTTAATCAAGTCTATTTGTTAGCCGCTTTACTATCTGCCACTGCAGAGAAAAATATTGAATTGGGGTGGAGTTTAAACATGCGTTCGCTATCTCATGTCTTGGATTTAGCCAAAGAAAAACACATCAAAAAAGTCTATTGGCCAAGTTCGATTGCTGTTTTTGGGCCAACTACCCCAAGTGTTCTTACCCCACAGTATACCATTATGGAGCCAAATACTGTTTATGGTATTAGCAAGCTAGCTGGCGAACGTTGGTGCGAATATTATCATGAAAAATTTGGCGTAGATGTGCGAAGTATTCGCTATCCTGGTTTGATAGGTTGGAAATCTGAACCAGGAGGAGGTACTACGGATTATGCCGTTCATATTTTCCATGAAGCACTAAAAAACGGGGAGTATACCTGTTTTCTTAGTGAAAAAACTACCCTGCCTATGATGCACATGAATGATGCTATACGTGCCACTATGGAAATTATGGAAGCTCCATCAGAAAACGTAAAAATTCGTTCATCTTATAACGTTGCAGGACTAAGCTTCAGCCCACAAGAATTGGCTAGTGAGATACAAAAGCATATTTCAGAATTTAAAATAAACTACCAAAGCGATTACCGACAGGATATAGCAGACAGTTGGCCAAAAAGTATTGATGATTCTGAAGCAAAAACGGATTGGAATTGGAAAAGTTCCTTTAATTTGCAAGGGTTAACGACTGATATGTTAACGAACATTAAAACACTAGTGAACCAATAA
- a CDS encoding rhodanese-related sulfurtransferase, producing MDPNAYKKGLKNKLSKEQALEKLNNETFFRKTVSLYRYVILENPEKFRDNLFTDWSEINCFGRIYVAREGINAQMSVPEHNWNSFIQTLNKYDELKDVPLKIAVEDDGKSFFKLTIKVREQIVADGLPLDEYDVTNVGTHLNAREWNEALDQGAIVVDMRNHYESEIGHFENAICPQSETFRDELPEVKDMLKGNEDKKVLLYCTGGIRCEKTSAYLKHHGFEDVNQLHGGIIDYARQLNENKELPNKFKGKNFVFDERLAERIGDEVISQCHQCGAASDTHVNCKNINCNLLFIQCYDCQEKHQKCCSHDCLEVSKLPLEEQKKLRKGEENKKRFHSHRKVDLSKAFDD from the coding sequence ATGGATCCCAACGCGTATAAGAAAGGTTTAAAAAACAAACTGAGTAAGGAGCAGGCTTTGGAAAAGTTAAATAACGAAACATTTTTCCGAAAAACGGTTTCTCTGTATAGGTATGTTATTTTAGAAAATCCTGAAAAATTTAGAGACAATTTATTTACAGATTGGAGTGAAATTAATTGCTTTGGTCGTATTTATGTAGCCAGAGAAGGAATCAACGCTCAAATGAGTGTGCCAGAACATAACTGGAATTCCTTTATTCAAACGCTCAATAAGTACGATGAGCTTAAAGACGTTCCTTTAAAAATTGCTGTTGAAGATGACGGAAAATCGTTTTTCAAGCTTACCATTAAGGTTAGGGAACAAATAGTAGCAGACGGTCTTCCCTTAGATGAATATGACGTTACTAATGTAGGGACTCATCTAAATGCAAGAGAATGGAATGAAGCTTTGGATCAAGGGGCTATCGTTGTAGATATGCGTAACCATTACGAAAGCGAAATAGGTCATTTTGAAAATGCTATTTGTCCACAGTCTGAAACCTTTAGAGATGAACTGCCTGAAGTAAAAGATATGCTTAAAGGCAATGAAGATAAAAAAGTATTACTGTATTGTACTGGAGGAATTCGTTGCGAAAAGACATCGGCTTATTTAAAGCATCATGGTTTTGAAGATGTGAATCAATTGCATGGTGGTATAATTGATTATGCTCGACAGTTGAATGAAAATAAAGAATTGCCAAATAAGTTTAAAGGCAAAAACTTTGTTTTTGATGAGCGTTTGGCAGAACGTATTGGTGATGAAGTAATTAGTCAATGCCATCAGTGTGGCGCAGCATCAGACACTCATGTGAATTGCAAAAACATAAATTGTAATTTATTATTTATTCAATGTTATGATTGTCAAGAGAAGCACCAAAAATGCTGTTCTCACGACTGTTTAGAAGTGTCTAAATTGCCATTGGAAGAACAAAAGAAACTTAGAAAAGGCGAGGAAAACAAAAAGCGATTTCATAGCCATCGAAAGGTTGATTTATCAAAGGCTTTTGATGATTAA
- a CDS encoding homogentisate 1,2-dioxygenase, giving the protein MPFYHKLGKIPHKRHTVFSKPDGGMYYEQLFGTVGFDGMSSLLYHTHRPTMVKDIIGAKDVTPKVAVEKNLKSISLKGFSVKPTDDYLDSRVAVLINNDCHISLAAPKQSMTDYFYKNADCDEMVFVHRGTGTLRTIVGNLKFGPGDYLMIPRGMIYAFKFDGEDNRLFIVESTSPMYTPKRYRNWFGQLLEHSPFCERDFRQPDELETHDELGDFTMMIKKEGMLHEYVYASHPFDVIGWDGYNYPYAFSIHDFEPITGRVHLPPPIHQTFEAAGFVVCSFCPRLYDYHPEAIPAPYNHSNIDSDEVLYYVDGDFMSRNNIEQGQITLHPAGIPHGPHPGAAERSIGEKETEELAVMVDTFKPLKVTQAAMDLIDGDYHKSWLDK; this is encoded by the coding sequence ATGCCATTTTATCACAAATTGGGGAAAATCCCACACAAAAGACACACGGTTTTTTCAAAGCCAGATGGTGGAATGTATTATGAGCAGTTATTCGGCACTGTAGGTTTTGACGGAATGTCTTCTTTACTATACCATACACACCGACCGACCATGGTCAAAGATATTATTGGAGCTAAAGATGTAACTCCAAAAGTAGCAGTAGAAAAAAACCTCAAGTCAATAAGTCTTAAAGGCTTTTCGGTAAAGCCTACGGATGACTATCTGGACAGCAGAGTAGCAGTACTAATTAACAACGATTGTCACATTTCACTAGCCGCTCCAAAGCAATCCATGACGGATTATTTTTATAAAAATGCCGATTGCGATGAAATGGTATTTGTTCACAGAGGAACTGGAACGCTTAGAACTATCGTTGGAAATTTAAAATTTGGACCTGGCGATTACCTTATGATTCCTAGAGGGATGATTTATGCCTTTAAATTTGATGGTGAAGATAACCGTCTATTTATTGTAGAATCTACTAGTCCTATGTATACGCCAAAGCGTTATAGAAATTGGTTTGGTCAATTATTAGAACATTCTCCTTTTTGCGAACGAGACTTTCGTCAGCCAGACGAGCTAGAAACGCACGATGAATTGGGTGACTTTACCATGATGATAAAGAAGGAAGGGATGTTACATGAATACGTTTATGCCTCTCACCCTTTTGACGTGATTGGTTGGGACGGTTATAACTATCCTTATGCATTCTCTATTCACGATTTTGAGCCAATTACAGGAAGAGTACATTTACCTCCCCCAATACACCAAACGTTTGAGGCAGCAGGTTTTGTAGTGTGTTCATTCTGTCCTAGGCTTTATGACTATCACCCTGAGGCTATACCGGCACCTTACAACCATTCTAACATAGACTCTGATGAGGTGCTGTACTATGTGGATGGTGATTTCATGAGTAGAAATAATATTGAACAGGGTCAAATTACGCTTCACCCTGCAGGAATACCACATGGTCCTCACCCTGGAGCTGCCGAGCGAAGTATAGGCGAAAAAGAAACAGAGGAATTAGCTGTTATGGTAGATACCTTTAAACCTTTAAAAGTAACACAGGCAGCAATGGATTTAATCGATGGCGATTACCATAAATCTTGGTTGGATAAATAA
- the hppD gene encoding 4-hydroxyphenylpyruvate dioxygenase: MSAEIKNLKNLQNTEYGLKKLFDEAEDFLPLLGTDYVELYVGNAKQSAHYYKTAFGFQSEAYAGLETGVKDRVSYVLKQDKIRLALTTPLTEGGLINEHINKHGDGVKVIALWVEDATKAWEETTKRGAKSYMEPTAEEDDFGKVVRSGIYTYGETVHIFVERKAYDGPFLPGYKKWESHYNPAPTGLKFIDHMVGNVDWDEMNTWCEFYAKVMGFAQIISFDDNDISTDYTALMSKVMSNGNGRIKFPINEPAEGKKKSQIEEYIDFYNGPGVQHIAVATDDIVSTVSAMRDRGVEFLYVPENYYDDLLERVGDIDEDVEVLKKHGILIDRDDEGYLLQLFTKPVVDRPTMFFEIIQRKGAQSFGKGNFKALFEAIEREQGNRGTL, translated from the coding sequence ATGTCAGCAGAAATTAAAAATTTAAAAAACCTTCAGAACACCGAATACGGTTTGAAGAAATTATTTGATGAGGCAGAGGATTTTTTGCCCTTATTAGGAACGGATTACGTTGAATTATATGTGGGTAACGCTAAGCAGTCAGCCCATTATTATAAAACAGCATTTGGCTTTCAGTCGGAGGCATACGCTGGTCTTGAAACAGGTGTTAAAGACCGTGTGTCTTATGTGTTAAAGCAAGACAAAATTCGTCTAGCACTCACTACTCCACTTACAGAGGGAGGCCTTATTAATGAGCATATCAACAAACATGGTGATGGTGTAAAAGTAATTGCTCTTTGGGTGGAGGATGCTACCAAAGCATGGGAAGAAACTACCAAAAGGGGTGCTAAATCTTATATGGAGCCTACGGCGGAAGAAGACGACTTCGGAAAAGTAGTGCGTTCAGGGATTTATACCTATGGCGAAACGGTACATATTTTTGTGGAAAGAAAGGCTTATGATGGCCCATTCTTGCCTGGATATAAAAAATGGGAAAGCCATTATAATCCAGCTCCAACAGGTCTAAAATTTATTGACCATATGGTTGGTAATGTGGACTGGGATGAGATGAACACTTGGTGTGAGTTTTATGCTAAAGTAATGGGGTTTGCTCAAATTATTTCCTTCGATGATAACGATATCTCTACCGATTATACAGCCTTAATGTCCAAGGTAATGAGTAATGGCAATGGACGAATTAAGTTTCCTATTAACGAGCCAGCAGAGGGCAAGAAAAAATCTCAAATTGAAGAATATATAGATTTCTACAATGGTCCTGGTGTTCAACACATTGCGGTGGCTACAGACGATATTGTTTCTACTGTTTCAGCAATGCGCGATAGGGGTGTAGAATTCCTTTATGTTCCAGAAAATTACTACGATGATTTATTAGAAAGAGTAGGCGATATTGATGAAGATGTTGAGGTACTTAAAAAACACGGGATATTGATAGATAGAGATGATGAAGGCTATTTACTTCAATTGTTTACTAAACCTGTTGTAGATAGGCCAACGATGTTCTTTGAAATAATACAACGAAAAGGGGCACAGTCCTTTGGTAAAGGAAATTTCAAAGCTCTATTTGAAGCAATCGAAAGAGAGCAAGGGAATAGAGGAACCCTTTAA
- a CDS encoding discoidin domain-containing protein, which yields MKSILISFVFICSTHVLKAQTASQLLNINSVSSISDVNNISNPIQGSLIYVSGENALYYRSSSQWKKITGDDWQIIGNSSNSFFGSTNSQDIRFKTNNTERMVIKGNGNIGVNIKEPIELFEVNSRVHEVDLVPKMNSNSQNGVTLNGLTSMLGTSTTFKDAFDNNNTSNWFVSRTSSSDSSPDLWISVDLGVSRAVTGYTLRAGSNWARTPKQYQLQGSHNGTNWTNLENINTLSTNDWQTNPLKSHSVNNTTNYRHYRLYFHSSFESYQLGANYSANYQIDEIEFKGDIPELIVNSNNSRVGINHYNPQEALHVNGNILANAFQTPDYVFEHYFDNHSQSNPNYSFSSLENIHKFIRENHHLPNLPSKKDVENNGGIIINKAVEQHLEKIEELYLHLIELEEYVSYLEKKYRKIKTHAE from the coding sequence ATGAAAAGTATTTTAATTTCATTTGTGTTTATTTGCTCGACTCATGTATTGAAAGCCCAAACGGCTAGTCAGCTTTTAAACATTAACTCTGTTAGTTCAATTTCAGATGTCAATAATATAAGCAACCCTATCCAAGGAAGTTTAATTTATGTAAGTGGCGAGAATGCCCTTTATTATAGGAGTTCATCACAGTGGAAAAAAATTACTGGTGATGACTGGCAAATAATTGGAAATAGTAGCAATTCTTTTTTTGGCAGTACCAATTCGCAAGACATTAGGTTCAAAACTAATAACACCGAAAGAATGGTTATAAAAGGCAATGGTAATATTGGAGTAAATATTAAGGAGCCAATCGAACTTTTTGAAGTTAATAGTAGAGTACATGAAGTCGATCTTGTTCCTAAAATGAATAGTAATAGCCAAAATGGTGTTACTCTAAATGGCCTTACTTCTATGCTAGGAACATCTACAACGTTTAAAGATGCGTTTGATAATAACAATACTTCCAACTGGTTTGTTTCCAGAACAAGTAGTAGCGATAGCAGTCCAGACTTATGGATAAGTGTAGACTTAGGCGTATCAAGAGCCGTAACAGGCTATACTCTAAGAGCAGGAAGCAATTGGGCTAGAACTCCAAAGCAATATCAATTACAAGGCTCACATAATGGAACTAACTGGACAAACTTGGAAAACATAAATACATTGTCTACTAACGATTGGCAAACCAACCCTTTAAAGTCTCATTCTGTAAACAACACCACCAACTACAGACACTATCGCTTATATTTTCATTCCTCATTTGAATCTTATCAATTAGGAGCAAATTATAGCGCGAATTATCAAATAGATGAAATAGAATTTAAAGGAGACATTCCAGAGCTTATTGTTAACTCCAATAATAGTAGAGTAGGAATAAACCATTACAACCCACAAGAAGCTTTGCATGTCAATGGTAATATACTTGCAAACGCATTCCAAACTCCTGACTATGTGTTTGAACACTATTTTGACAACCATAGCCAGTCTAACCCAAACTACTCATTCAGTTCACTAGAAAACATTCATAAATTTATTAGAGAAAATCATCATTTGCCTAATTTACCTTCTAAAAAAGATGTTGAAAATAATGGAGGCATAATTATCAATAAAGCCGTTGAGCAACACTTGGAGAAAATAGAAGAATTGTATTTACATCTTATTGAGTTGGAAGAATACGTGTCTTATCTTGAAAAAAAATATCGAAAAATTAAAACCCATGCAGAATGA
- the aspS gene encoding aspartate--tRNA ligase codes for MLRTHHCGDLRHSNIGEEVTLSGWVQKTRDLGGMTFVDLRDRYGITQLAFNMDTDSDLCLQARKLGREFVVQVIGKVIERSSKNMNIPTGDIEIEVQQLNVLNSAKTPPFTIEDETDGGDDLRMQYRYLDIRRNPVRDNLVLRHRLSTETRKYLDAQEFIEVETPYLIKSTPEGARDFVVPSRMNEGQFYALPQSPQTFKQLLMVGGIDKYYQIVKCFRDEDLRADRQPEFTQIDCEMSFIEQEDILNMFEGLIRHLLKEIKGIELNKFPRMTYDEAMEKYGSDKPDIRFEMVFNNMNEVTQQNNFVVFDSAELVVGICAKGCAEWSRKQLDALTDYVKRPQIGAKGLIYCKYNTDGTFKSSVDKFFSQDDLAKWAEKMGAKPGDLMFLLSGETDKVRKQMNELRLQVAEQLGLRKSDEFAPLWVVDFPLLEWDEETERYHAMHHPFTSPKPHDIDKLESDPGAVRANAYDLVMNGTELGGGSIRIHDKELQRLMFKHLGFTEEEAKDQFGFLMNAFEYGAPPHGGIAFGFDRLCSLFGGQESIKDFIAFPKNNSGRDVMIDAPSFINPHQLNELNIKLK; via the coding sequence ATGTTACGAACACATCACTGTGGCGACTTACGCCACTCAAATATTGGAGAGGAAGTTACACTTAGCGGTTGGGTACAAAAAACTAGAGACTTGGGCGGAATGACCTTTGTCGATTTGAGAGACCGTTATGGTATTACTCAATTGGCCTTCAATATGGATACCGATTCAGATTTGTGCTTACAAGCTAGAAAATTAGGACGTGAATTTGTCGTACAAGTAATTGGAAAAGTAATAGAACGTTCGAGCAAAAACATGAACATTCCTACTGGCGATATTGAGATTGAAGTACAACAATTAAATGTACTAAATAGTGCTAAAACACCTCCATTTACTATTGAAGATGAAACCGATGGCGGAGACGATTTGCGTATGCAATACCGTTATTTAGATATTAGAAGAAATCCCGTAAGAGATAACCTTGTATTGAGGCATCGCCTTTCTACTGAGACTAGAAAATACCTCGATGCTCAAGAATTTATCGAAGTAGAAACACCCTACCTCATTAAGTCAACCCCTGAAGGAGCAAGAGATTTTGTAGTGCCTTCTCGAATGAATGAAGGTCAGTTTTATGCATTACCACAATCGCCACAAACTTTTAAGCAATTGCTTATGGTAGGTGGTATTGACAAATATTACCAGATAGTAAAGTGTTTTAGAGATGAAGATTTAAGAGCCGACAGACAGCCTGAATTTACTCAAATTGACTGCGAGATGTCCTTCATTGAGCAAGAAGATATCTTGAATATGTTTGAAGGTTTAATACGCCATTTATTGAAAGAAATTAAAGGGATAGAATTGAATAAATTCCCGAGAATGACCTATGATGAGGCTATGGAAAAGTATGGTTCTGATAAGCCTGATATCCGTTTTGAAATGGTCTTCAATAATATGAATGAAGTCACTCAGCAGAATAACTTTGTAGTTTTCGATAGTGCTGAATTAGTAGTCGGCATTTGTGCTAAAGGCTGTGCTGAATGGAGCAGAAAACAGCTAGACGCTTTGACGGATTATGTCAAACGGCCTCAAATCGGCGCGAAAGGTTTAATCTATTGCAAGTATAATACCGATGGCACATTTAAATCCTCAGTGGACAAATTTTTCAGTCAAGACGATTTAGCTAAGTGGGCCGAAAAGATGGGTGCTAAGCCAGGTGATTTAATGTTCTTGTTGTCAGGTGAAACCGATAAAGTGCGTAAGCAAATGAACGAACTTCGTTTGCAAGTTGCTGAACAATTAGGACTAAGAAAATCTGATGAGTTTGCACCTCTTTGGGTGGTTGATTTTCCACTATTGGAATGGGATGAAGAAACAGAACGCTACCATGCAATGCACCACCCTTTCACCTCACCCAAACCTCATGATATTGACAAGTTAGAAAGTGACCCAGGGGCTGTAAGAGCTAACGCTTATGACTTAGTGATGAACGGCACAGAACTAGGTGGCGGCTCTATTCGTATTCACGATAAAGAATTACAACGATTGATGTTCAAGCACTTAGGGTTTACCGAAGAAGAAGCCAAAGACCAATTCGGATTTTTGATGAACGCCTTTGAATATGGTGCGCCACCACATGGTGGTATTGCCTTTGGATTTGATCGACTTTGTTCGCTATTCGGTGGGCAGGAAAGCATCAAAGACTTTATCGCTTTCCCTAAAAATAATTCGGGTAGAGATGTTATGATTGATGCACCTTCATTTATAAACCCTCATCAATTAAACGAACTAAACATCAAATTAAAATAA